The DNA region AACTGCGCTTTCTTTTCGTTAATTTCTTCTATTGCTGCAATGCCACCCGCATTTTTCAACCATTCTAAAGTTAGCATAGATGTGTAGACCGCAAAAACAGGAGGTGTGTTAAACATGCTATCTTTTGAAATGTGGACCTGGTAATTTAACATACTAGGAATTTGTCTGGTCACTTTACCAAGAATTTCGTCCTTCACCACCACAAGAGTTGCTCCCGCTGGACCCATATTTTTTTGGGCGCCGGCGTAAATAAGATCAAACTGGGAAAAGTCCAACTGACGAGAGAAAATATCAGAGCTCATGTCGCATACCAATGGTACATTGGTGTTTGGAAACTTCTTTATTTGCGTTCCAAAAATAGTATTGTTTGAAGTCAGGTGTAAATAGTCAAGTCCTTCGGGAATTGAATACCCTTTAGGTATGTAATTAAAATTTTCATCTTTTGACGAACCTACTTCTACAACGTCACCAAACATTTTGGCTTCTTTAATGGCCTTTTCGCTCCAGGTACCCGTATTAAGGTATCCTGCTTTGTTTTCCAAGAGGTTGTATGCTGTCATCAAAAACTGCATGCTAGCGCCACCTTGAAGAAAGATTGCGGAGTATCCTTTTCCTTCCAACCCTAAAAGCTCAAGAGCCAAGCTTCTGGCGTTTTCCATTACCGCCACAAAATCTTTGCTGCGATGAGAAATCTCTATTAGGGAAAGCCCCGAGCCATTAAAATCCATTATAGCTTCCGAAGCTTTTAGAAATACTTCTTGAGGCAAAATACATGGGCCGGCACTAAAATTATGTTTTTTCATAAGGCTTATAAAAATTTAAGAGGTAAAGGTCTTCAATTTAAAGGAAAATAGGGGTGTTTCTAGATAAAAAATCTACTAGGTTTTTAACAGGAAATCAACAGTATCAATATTGTCCGCATAGTCATTGAGTGATGGTTGCTGGGTTTGCCCAAAAGCTATTTCGTTTTTAACAACATTCTCTGAAACAATACATTGCAATTCATTTGAGTCTAAGGCCAGACGTTCTTTTAGTGCGTCTAAATTTTCATAACGCTCATAAAATAGGGAAGCAATAGGAGAGGAATAGCTATGGTCTTCTTTTAAGATAAGAAACCCATTATCCAGTATTTTAAACTCGGACATAAGGTAAACAGCCTTGTTGTAATCGTAATTATTAGCATATTTATCATGGTCTACAATAGGGTGGTATGGGTAAATTGCTTCAAAAAGCGTAGCAAAATCATACGCTTTAGGAACAAAAACTTTACTTACACTACGGCATCCTAATCCGTAATATCTAAAAATATCCTCGCCCAAAGCATTCAGTTGTTCCTTTGATTCATTTCCGGTTAGTACGGCAATAGAATTTCTATTCTTCCGTATAATATGAGGACCTTTGCTGAAATAGTGTTCAAAATAGCGAGAAGTATTATTACTTCCCGTGGCGATTACAGCGTCAAAGCCTTCCAGTTTTCCATCTACTATCTCAATTGTTTCTTTAAATATAGGTTCAATAGAGCAGAGGTAACTATTTAAAAATAAAATGAGTACATTATCATTGGAAGATAGTTTAACCAACACCTTATTTCCCGTAATGAGAACGGATAAAAAATCATGAAAACCGACTAACGGAATATTTCCGGCCATAATTAAGGCTACCGTTTTTGGTCTATTGGTACCTAAATCATAAGATGCCAACCAAGAGGAAAGATTTTCTTCTGTTAATAGCTCTCCCCAGCTTTTTAGTGAATGGGTAACATTTTCTCTTGTAAACCAACCATTTTTATGTTTGGACAACGTAATAGCATCGTCTAATTTCCGAGCCCATTCCTCAGTTGGTGTTTCCAATGTAACAAACTCTCTAAGAAAGTGGCCGAGTTTAACAAATGCAATAAAAGTTTTGTGATGGTCGTTCATATATTTGTTCAAAATTGTATTCCGAAGTACCTTTGTGCAAAAGTAAGAATACTGAATTGATTTTTCTTTTTGATTACGAAATGAAAATATAACGAACAGCTTTTAAGTCTGTTCAGCTTAAATTGAATAATATGGCAATAGTTATAACAGATGAATGTATTAATTGCGGAGCTTGTGAGCCGGAGTGCCCCAATACTGCAATTTACGAAGGTGCGGATGAATGGAGGTATAGTGATGGTACTTCTCTTGAAGGTGATGTTGTGCTTCCTGATGGGAAAGCAGTAAACGCCGAAGAGGTTCAGGAGCCGATCAGTGATGAAATTTATTATATTTCACCAGATAAATGTACGGAATGTATGGGCTTTCATGAAGAGCCACAGTGTGCAGCGGTATGCCCTGTAGATTGTTGTGTGCCCGATGATGACCATGTTGAGTCTGAAGACACGCTTTTGGCAAAGCAAAAATTCATGCACCCTGACGGTTAGAAAATTAAAGAAATTTTTTGGGTCGAAAGACCGTGAATAAAACCCGAGCAATGCTCGGGTTTTTTGTTTCTTGAATTTTGAGGTCTATTTATGGCTTTATACGTTATCTTTGCATCCTGAAAAAGAAAAACGAAAGATCAAAAGCGTCAATAGCTTCTAAAATTTAACGTTCAATTACATGAAAGCAGGTATAGTCGGGTTGCCAAACGTAGGAAAATCAACCCTTTTTAATTGTCTCTCCAATGCCAAAGCGCAAAGCGCCAATTTTCCTTTTTGTACCATAGAACCCAATATTGGGGTTGTAAATGTCCCCGATGCAAGATTGCAAAAATTAGAGTCTTTGGTTGATCCAGAGCGTGTTCTCCCGGCAACTGTTGAAATTGTTGATATTGCAGGTTTGGTTAAAGGGGCAAGTAAGGGAGAAGGATTAGGGAATCAGTTTTTGGGGAATATCCGGGAAACTGATGCTATATTGCATGTATTACGGTGTTTTAATGACGATAATATTGTTCATGTGGATGGTTCTGTAGACCCTATAAGGGACAAAGAAACCATTGATATGGAGTTGCAGCTAAAAGACCTTGAAACAGTAGACAAAAAACTGGATAAGGTAAAACGTGCCGCTAAAACGGGTAATAAAGAAGCTCAAAAAGAAGAAGCTGTTCTGTTGAAGTTAAAAACAGGCCTAGAGGCGGGTACTTCGGTCCGTGCCATTGATATTTCCGATGATGATAGAGAAGAATATGTAAAACCATTACAGTTCATTACGGATAAGCCCGTAATGTATGTTTGTAATGTTGATGAAGCAGCTGCTGCTACAGGAAATGATTATGTTGAAAAGGTAAAAGCTGCCGTTGCTCAAGAAAATGCTGAAGTTATTGTTTTGGCCGTTGGCACAGAAGCGGACATCACGGAATTGGAAACCTATGAAGAGCGTCAGATGTTCTTGGAAGATTTGGGTCTGGATGAGCCTGGTTCTGCAAAGTTGATTCGTGGAGCTTATAAATTATTGGATTTAGAAACCTATTTTACTGCTGGTGTAAAAGAGGTGCGTGCTTGGACTATTCCTGTTGGAGCAACTGCTCCGCAAGCAGCAGGTGTTATTCATACGGATTTTGAAAAAGGTTTTATTCGCGCGGAAGTTATCGCTTATAATGATTATGTGGAGTTTGGTAGTGAAGCCAAAGTAAAGGAAGCGGGTAAAATGCGCGTAGAAGGTAAAGAGTACATCGTTAAGGATGGTGATGTTATGCACTTTAGATTTAACGTATAGTAAGTTAATAGTTAATTCGCAAGACAGCATTACCGTACAGCTCAATATGTTGAGTGTGTGGAAAAATCATATTTTTAAGACCACAGAAGTGTACTTTTGTGGTCTTCCTTTATTTTAACAGCTAATAGTCCATACTGTTTATAAAAGAAATCAACATCATTTTAGGATAAGCCTATTTATGGTTAAATTCACAATTCTAAAAAATACTCTAGTAAATTGAAGAATTTCATAGACGAACTGAACGATGCCCAAAGAGCACCCGTTCTTCACAAAGACGGTCCGTTAATGGTTATTGCAGGAGCGGGATCCGGTAAAACAAGGGTACTCACCTTTCGGATTGCTTACTTAATGCAGCAAGGCGTTGATCCTTTCAATATTCTGGCGCTTACCTTTACGAACAAAGCAGCTCGTGAAATGAAAGAGCGTATTGGAAAGATTGCAGGTAAATCTGAGACCAAAAACCTTTGGATGGGGACATTTCACTCCGTTTTTGCAAAGTTGTTGCGGTATGATGGAGATAAATTAGGTTTCCCCAGTAATTTCACTATTTACGATACTCAAGATTCTCAGCGTTTATTAGCTTCCATAATTAAAGAAATGGGACTTGATAAGGATATATATAAATACAAACAGGTACAGAATCGTATATCCTCTTTCAAGAACAGCTTAATTACGGTTAAAGCATATTTGAACAATCCGGATTTGGTAGAGGCGGACGCCATGGCCAAAAGACCCAGAATAGGGGAAATATATCAGAACTATGTGGACCGTTGTTTTAAAGCGGGCGCGATGGATTTTGATGACCTTCTACTTCGAACCAACGAACTTCTGAATCGTTTTCCTGAAGTATTGGCAAAATATCAAGATCGATTTAGGTATATCTTGGTAGATGAGTACCAAGATACCAACCACTCCCAGTATCTTATTGTTAAAGCTCTTGCTGATCGTTTCCATAATATTTGTGTAGTAGGAGATGATGCGCAGAGTATCTATTCTTTCCGTGGAGCTAACATTAGTAATATTCTAAATTTCCAGAAAGATTATGATAATGTGGGAATGTACCGTCTGGAACAGAATTACAGGTCTACTAGAAATATTGTAAACGCAGCTAATTCCATAATTGCAAATAACAAAGAACAGCTAGAGAAAGTAGTTTGGACGTCAAATGATGATGGCGGAAGCATAAAAATACACAGGAGTACTACAGATGCTGAAGAAGGTAGGTTCGTTGCGGGTTCCATTTGGGACCATAAAATGAACGAACAGTTGGACAATGGTCAATTTGCAGTATTATATCGTACAAATTCCCAGTCACGTGCTATTGAGGATGCTTTGCGGAAGCGGGATATACCTTACCGTATTTATGGCGGACTTTCTTTTTATCAACGTAAAGAAATTAAGGACGTCTTAAGTTATTTACGCTTGATTATTAACCCTAAAGACGAAGAAGCCCTTAAGCGGATTATAAATTTTCCTGCCCGAGGTATAGGTCAAACCACTTTGGATAAGCTAACGGTGGCTGCCAATCACTATAACCGTTCTATTTTTGAAGTGATTCAAAATCTGGAAAAAATTAATCTAAAAATCAACGCGGGTACACAGCGAAAGTTGCAAGATTTCACCACCATGATCCAAAGTTTTCAAATTATGAATGAAAATACGGATGCCTTTACTTTGGCCGAACATGTGGCTAAAAAAACCGGTGTTCTTTTAGAGTTTAAAAAGGATGGCACGCCAGAAGGTATTGGCAAGATGGAGAATATTGAAGAGCTGCTCAATGGTATTAAGGATTTTGTGGAGGGGCAGAAAGAAATAGACGAAGCTACCGGAAGTATCAGTGAGTTTTTAGAGGATGTAGCTTTGGCAACCGATTTGGATAATGACAAGGGAGATGATGACCGTGTGGCTTTAATGACTATCCACCTGGCTAAGGGGCTTGAGTTCCCATATGTGTATATTGTTGGGATGGAAGAAGATCTTTTTCCTTCTGGAATGAGTATGAACACCCGTAGTGAGTTGGAAGAAGAGCGAAGGTTATTTTACGTAGCATTAACGCGAGCAGAGAAACAGGCCTATCTTACATACACCCAAAACCGATACCGATGGGGGAAATTAATAGATGCAGAGCCTAGTCGGTTTTTAGAGGAGATCGATGAAAAATATGTAGAGAACCTTACGCCGATAGATACAGGATATCGATATAAGCCACTTGTAGATAATGATATTTTTGGGGAAGTAGATAAAAGTAGATTAAGGCAGGCTAAACCAGTAGGTGGAACACCTCCAAGCCGTAAAAAACCAAATGAAACGCAGCTCAGAAAATTAAGAAAATTGAAACCAGAACTTGCTACTCCGGTTGGGAATACCAATTCCGTAGACCCTAATTTAGCTGAAGGCAGTGTTATTAACCATACGCGTTTTGGTCGTGGTAAGGTATTGAAGATTGAAGGTGTGGGCAACGATAAAAAAGCCGAAATCCAGTTTGATAAAGGGGATATAAAGAAGTTGTTGCTTCGCTTTGCTAAGTTGGAGATAATAGGCTAATTGATAGACATTTACTCGATAACCGAGATTAAATGCCTAGTGGACTTGCCCCGAGTTAGTTTTACAAGAAACAAAAGCCCCATGAATAGATTTCATGGGGCTTTTCTATTTGTTATAATGTCCCGTCCTAACATAGCGATACACTAAAATTTAGTGTAATGAATACATCAGTAAAGACGGGTTATATAAAAAGAACCCAAAAAGACTATTCGCTTTCTTTTAAGCTTCAAGTAGTAGAGGAAATTGAATCTGGTAAGCAGGATAGACTTTCCGCTCACCTTAAATATGGCATACAGGCCAGATCAACAATTACTTCATGGTTACGAAAATATGGTACCTTTGATTGGGAAAACCTATCCGTAGTAACCGTGGCAAAAACACCGGAACAAAGAATCGTTGAGCTAGAGGCTAAAGTTAAACTTTTGGAAAAGCAAAAGGCTCGTGCCGAGCACTTGGCCGAAAGAGCTGATAAAAAGGTAATCATTTTTGATATGTTAGTAGATATGGCAGAAAAGGAATATGATATTGCTATCAGAAAAAATTACACGCCCGAGTTATTGAACGCTTCAAAGAAGAACAAAAAGAAACAATAGTTTCCACCTGTAACTTACTCGGGCTAAATAGACAGGTATATTATAGAGCTGTTAAATCTAGGACGAAAAAGCAGCATATAGTAAAACAAGTCATTGCTTTAGTGCGCAGCATTCGTAGTGTCATGCCTAAAATTAGGTACTAGAAAATTGTATTATATATTGAAAGACAAACTCTTTGTTTTAAATGTTGGCAGAGATAAACTCTTTAGGATACTCAAAGCAAACCATATGCTTATAAAGCCTAAAAGATCATATCACATAACTACAGACTCGCACCATCGATTTAGAAAGCATAAGAATATTGTTTGCAATGTTGAGATCAATCGACCGGAACAAGTATGGGTTGGCGATATAACCTATTTAGGATCTAGAAAAAACCCATCTTATCTAGCATTGATAACGGACGCTTATTCTAAAAAAATAATAGGATATAATGTATCGGAAAGTCTGGCAGTTGATGGAACCATAAAAGCTTTGGAGATGGCTTTGAACAATAGGATGTATAAAGATAAACCACTTATTCACCACTCCGATAGAGGGTTGCAATATTGTTCCAATGAATATCAGAACCTATTGTCGCAAAACGCAATTAAATCCAGTATGACCGAAAAATACGACCCTTATGAAAATGCAATTGCAGAAAGGATCAATGGTATACTTAAACAAGAGTTCAACGTTGCAAAACATATACAGTCGTTACCTATGAAGAGAAAATTGGTAGAACAAGCTATTTGCATTTACAACAACTTAAGACCACATCTATCGAACCACATGCTAACACCGGAACTCATGCATCGGCAAAACAAAATCATAATGAAACAATACAAATCAAAAAATCTCATTGAAGCTAGCTTCAATGAGATTTAAATAATAAATTTAATCCTTAATAATCTGTATCGATTATTTAGGACGAGTCATAAATATATATATGTCGGCGGGGTATGTTAATGCTCAAAAACAATTGAGAAAGGAATTTTATAGATGGTTCCATAATGTACCGGTAAACAATTTAAGAGTCATTTTCCCCTAGCTTGTATTACTTTTGTTTTAGCCCTGAGAATAAATGCCTTAGCTGAATTGGATAAAGAAAAATGAATTATTTTTGAAGTGGAGTAAATGCTAATAATATTATGGCTGAGTTTATACGGATTTATGAAGAGAACCCTAACCCCAAAGAAATTAATAGGGTAGTAGAGGTTCTAAGAAAAGGTGGATTGGTTATCTACCCTACGGATACGGTCTATGGTTTGGGGTGTGATATTACCAATTCTCGTGCCTTAGAAAAAATAGCGCGAATAAAAGGTATAAAATTGGCTAAGGCCAATTGGTCTTTTATCTGTGCGGATTTGAGTAATCTATCGGATTATGTACGTCAAATAGATACGGCTACATTTAAGATATTAAAAAGAGCATTACCTGGTCCTTATACTTTTATTCTTCCTGGTAATTCAAATTTGCCCAAAGACTTTAAAAAGAAAAAGACGGTAGGTATTCGTGTGCCAAATAATTCTATATCCAAGGCTCTTGTGGAAGGTTTGGGAAACCCAATTGTTTCAACTTCTATTAGGGATGATGATGATTTATTGGAGTATACTACCGATCCTGAACTCATTTATGAAAAGTGGGAAAATTTAGTGGACGTAGTGATTGATGGAGGTTACGGAGATAATGTGGCGTCTACAGTAATTGATTTATCTACGGGTATGCCGGAAGTGCTTAGAGAAGGTAAAGGTCATTTAGATATTTTCTAGTAGAGCACTGTATTCCTTTTAAACCAAAAAATAGGACATAAAAAAACCGCTACTTAATTTAAGTAGCGGTTTTTATTTATGCTTTTACAGCTTCTTAGTTGTTGATGGCAGGATCATCCATGCCTTCTTCGATCATGCTATAGAACTGATCAATTTTAGGAAGTACAACAATACGTGTTCTTCTGTTTTTTGATTTTTCAGTTGTAGATACAGGAACATACTCTGATCTACCGGCAGCAGTCATACGCTTAGGATCAACATTGTAATCATTTTGTAAAATTCTAACTACGGCAGTAGCACGTTTTACACTTAAATCCCAGTTGTCCAACAAAACACCATGTCTTCCGTAAGGCACGTCATCCGTGTGACCTTCTACCATAAATTCAAAATCAGGTTTGTTGTTTACAACCATTGCTACTTTACCAAGAATTTCTTTGGCTCTGCTAGTTACGTTGTAGCTACCGCTGCTAAACAATAATTTATCTGAGATAGACACAAAAACAACACCTTTTTCAACGCTGATTTCAATGTCTTCGTCATCTAAGTTACCCAAAACACCTTTTAAACTCTGAACCAAAGAAAGATTTACAGAATCTCTTCTAGTAATCGCATCCTGCAGTTTACGTATCGTAAGGTCTTTTTCTTTTAAGCTTTCCAAAGACTTCTCAAGGTTCTCGGCACCTTTAGAGGTCAAGGTAGTTAAGTTGCCCATGTTATTGATCAACTCTTGGTTATTCGCTTTTAAAAATGAATTTTGATCTTGTAATGTTTTAAGTCGAGAACTAGCAGTGGCTTTTTCTTCTAAACAATCGTTCAATTTAACCGTTGCAGAATTTAAAAGATCTTGTGCTTCCTTATGCTTGGCTTCTAAATCTGAATACTTCTTCTGTGAAACACATGAGGACAACAACAAGGTCACTCCTAAACAGCCTAAAATTAATTTCTTCATAATGAGAGTTACTAGTATTTAATGTTTGTTATTTGTTTTTTTTATAAGCGTCACTAAGCTACAAAATTATATAATCGTACTGCTCGGTATTTGTAAAATTAGTTAATGTTTTACTAAATCGTTAAAATTCTTTACATGATGTACGAAATGCTGCCATACAATGGACTTTACCTTATAATACTTTGGTATAAAATTAGCTTTTTCACGTCGTTTATACATCTTTCCAAAATGTCTATAAAAGCTTAAATGTGCCCTTAAAATGGCAAAACAGTGTGTAAATTTTAGTTGAAAGATGAATCGTAAGGCTGCCACTCCATCGGATAGAAGGCGAATTAACACCAAAATCAATGCTTTTCTTCGTGGTAGGTTTTTGGTCAAGGAGAAAAGGGAATTCCTAAAATTAAGAAATGTCTTCTTCGGGTTCATATTACTTAGAGTGGAACCACCTAAATGATATACATGGGAGGTGCCCACATATAGAATTTTATATCCTTTATTTTTTGCTCTCCAACATAAATCAACTTCTTCCTGATGGGCAAAATAATCCTCGTCAAATCCTTTTAAATCCCAGAACACATCACTTTTAATGAACATACATGCGCCAGTGGCCCAGAATATTTCAATAATATCATCATATTGCCCTTTGTCTTCCTCTAATTCTTGGAAAATTCTACCTCTACAAAACGGATACCCCAATTGATCAATGAAACCTCCACCAGCACCGGCATATTCAAAATGATCTTTACGCATCAAATCAAGAATTTTAGGCTGAATAATGGCCGCATCTTCATTTTCTTTAAAAGCCTTAATAATAGGTTCCAACCAGCCTTCTGCAACTTCCACATCGGAATTTAAAAGACAATACACATCGGCTTCTACACTTTTTAAACCTATGTTATACCCTGTGGTAAACCCTCCATTTTCACTATTTTGAACAACGGTAATATTGGGGTAGTTGGTTTTGATAAATGCTACGGAACCATCTGTAGAGGCATTATCAACAACGTAAATTTCCGCACCATCGGAATATTGAATGACCGATGGAAGGTACCTTTCAAGAAGTACCTCTCCGTTCCAATTAAGTATGACTATGGCTATACGCAAGACGATGGCAAATTAACGGCTAAAATCAGGAATATTCCTCAGAAATGTATACTTTTCTGACGTAAAATCCATTTTGCAATAAAAATGGTCGAGCCCGTTGGTTACCATCAGGTAATCTGCTTTGAGTTCTAGGTTGTAGCGCGCTATTTGGTCAAAGGTAACTTGGTTAATTGTAATTTCAGGAGCCTTGCATTCCACAAGTATATGGATACTTCCGTCAGAATTAAAAACAACTACATCATACCTTTTTTTAATGTTATTGATAATCAGCTGTTTCTCTACGTTTACTAAGCTTTTAGGATATTTTTTTTCGAGTAACAGATAATTGACTACATGCTGTCTCACCCATTCTTCCGGTTGTAGTACCACAAATTTTTTGCGTATGCTGTCAAAAATACGCACGTTATTTTCGCTACTTTTGAACCGGAATTTGTACTCAGGAAAATTAAGGGGTACCATATAGCAAATTTGATGATTTTTTTTGGATGGATGAAGCAAAACAAATAGTTAGCGATATTAAAAACGGCACAATTAAACCCATTTACTTTTTATTTGGGGAGGAGCCCTATTATATTGATGCCATTGCCTCATATATTGAGAAAAATGTACTTGCGGAAGAGGAAAAAGGGTTCAACCAAATGGTTCTTTATGGAAAGGATGTAACAATAGATGATATCGTTTCCAACGCAAAAAGGTACCCTATGATGGCGGAACGGCAAGTGGTTATCGTAAAAGAGGCCCAACATTTGGTGCGTACCATTGAAAACTTGACCTCTTATGTAGACAATCCTCAACCAACAACGGTTTTGGTTGTTTGCTACAAATATAAAAAACTGGATAAACGCAAGAAGTTATATAAGTCGGTTAAAAAAGCAGGTGTTCTTTTTGAAAGCAAAAAACTGTACGAAAACCAAGTCTCTGACTGGATAAGGAAAAACTTGCAGGGCAGGGGGTATAGTATATCGCACAAAGCGGCAATATTACTTACGGAGTTTTTAGGAACGGATTTAAGCCGTATAAACAACGAAATAGAAAAACTTCAGCTTGTACTGCCTCAAAAGAGTGAGATTACACCAACAGATATAGAGGCTCATATTGGTATTAGCAAGGACTACAATAATTTTGAGCTAAAGAAGGCCATTGGTGAGAGAAACGTACTTAAGGCTACGCGAATAATCAATTATTTTGCTCAAAATCCAAAAGATAATCCATTTGTACTCACTGTAACTTTATTGCATACATTCTTTAGTCAACTTTTGCAGTATCATGGTTTAAAAGACCATTCTGCTAAGAGTGTAGCAAGTGCATTGCGAATTAACCCATATTTTGTGGGTGAGTTTCAGACTGCGGCTCGAAATTATCCAATGAGAAAGGTAAGCGGAATTATATCTGCTCTTCGTGAAATGGACTTAAAAGGAAAAGGGGTAGGGGCTAATGTTAATTCTCAAGCAGATCTATTGAAAGAACTGCTGGTTAAAATAATATAAATTACCTTTTATCTACGCTATATTTTCCAGGCCCTAAAAGAATAATGGAAACAAAGACTGCTAAGTACATTAGGGCTAATTCTTTCTTTTGAAAAGGGTCTGCTCCATGTACAAGGAAAGCGGCAACAGCCATAGTAATGGCGGTGGGTATAGCCGCCCATCTGGTTTTAAAACCGAATATGATCAAAATTGGACACACAAGCTCTGCCAATACCGCTAAAAATAAGGATGGTGTTGCGCCTATACCAATAGGATCTCCAAATTCAGCACCATTGATCAACATTTGCAATTTTCCATAACCGTGAACAGCCATCATAGCA from Zobellia alginiliquefaciens includes:
- a CDS encoding type I restriction enzyme HsdR N-terminal domain-containing protein; amino-acid sequence: MVPLNFPEYKFRFKSSENNVRIFDSIRKKFVVLQPEEWVRQHVVNYLLLEKKYPKSLVNVEKQLIINNIKKRYDVVVFNSDGSIHILVECKAPEITINQVTFDQIARYNLELKADYLMVTNGLDHFYCKMDFTSEKYTFLRNIPDFSR
- the holA gene encoding DNA polymerase III subunit delta, coding for MDEAKQIVSDIKNGTIKPIYFLFGEEPYYIDAIASYIEKNVLAEEEKGFNQMVLYGKDVTIDDIVSNAKRYPMMAERQVVIVKEAQHLVRTIENLTSYVDNPQPTTVLVVCYKYKKLDKRKKLYKSVKKAGVLFESKKLYENQVSDWIRKNLQGRGYSISHKAAILLTEFLGTDLSRINNEIEKLQLVLPQKSEITPTDIEAHIGISKDYNNFELKKAIGERNVLKATRIINYFAQNPKDNPFVLTVTLLHTFFSQLLQYHGLKDHSAKSVASALRINPYFVGEFQTAARNYPMRKVSGIISALREMDLKGKGVGANVNSQADLLKELLVKII
- a CDS encoding DoxX family protein: MSNTLLKDIGLALLRIAASAMMAVHGYGKLQMLINGAEFGDPIGIGATPSLFLAVLAELVCPILIIFGFKTRWAAIPTAITMAVAAFLVHGADPFQKKELALMYLAVFVSIILLGPGKYSVDKR